Within Bdellovibrionales bacterium, the genomic segment ACAAAAGCCCCTCCAATTGACACAATTTCAGGGTGATGGAGTTCAAAAGAACAATCGATTCGAAGGCCAGCCTGACTTGAATGAAAAGCCTGTCCAGACCGCAGAGGGGAATAATTCTCAAGGCACCACCAACGAACAAAAAAACATCGCCAAGCTCAATGAACTGGCCAAAAAGGCAACGGCCGACATCGAAAAGAAGAAAAAAGCCGCTGATGCGATCAAGGCAAAAAACAAGAAAAACAAAGAGGCCGCTGACAAAGAAAATAAGGAAAAGGCCTTGAAACAAATAGAGACCGGCCATGATTCAGATCGCAACGATCACACTGACGAAACTGATCCAAACGAGTCAACCGGAGGGCTTGATGCAAACACACAAAAAAATCAGCCCATTCTCCCTGAGTCACCTGAAAAGGAAAAGGCAGAAGTTCCAGGGGTCGAGGAATGGATTCGACGTGTGCTGAATCAACCAAGCCTCGAAGAAACAACCAACCTAATTAATTACCGAAATAGCAACCTCATTAGTCCTGAGGTGTTCTATACCGTCGTCAACCTCATGCTGGAAGATTCTCGGTTGCGTATGCGTGAACTGGGTGTTCACGCTGTCAATGCCACCCCTGGTTATCGCAGCTTTGTTATCCTGGCTCAGTTTTTACAGGATGAATCTCACGGCTCAAGCGTGCGTAGCTCAGCCAACCAAGCCTTTGATCGCTATGCCCAGTTTCCTTACCTTCCGGTCATAGAATCTGTTGTGCGCTCACAAGAAGCCACTCCCGTGCGCGAAAAAGCGATCAATCTGGTCGTCAATTCCGCCAATCTCAATTTGAACAAAAAAAGCACGCCCTCCCCCGCTGAACTATCCGAACAGAAAAACAAGAATCCGATGGTAAAGCGATATTCCGATCTTCTGGCGGGCCTTGAACTCCTATTGACCAAATCAGCAGAGCCCCCCCAGATCAGAGCTGCGTTGCAAAATGCAGTGGATGAACTAAAAAAGCTACTCGCACCAGTCGGAACATGATTATTGTCACACGGAACTTGGACTTTTTCCTTCATTAGCCCATAATGGGCCCAATGTATAAGAAAGAAATTTTACTGATTCCGCTCAGCTTTTTTTTTGGCCTCAAAGCGATGGCTTTGGATCTGCCCACAGGACTGAACCACGAAAACAGAGTTGAAGTTATTCGTTTGGTTGGACTGGGTACAAGCAGTAAAATTCTATCTAACCCTTTCCCTCTTGGAGGCTATCCGGGACTTGAAATAGGGCTCAGTTTAGAACTTGTCAATGTGGCAGATCTTTCACGCCTTGGCGACGGCACAAATAAGGATGAAAGAGAGTTTCGTGTTCCAAGCATCTCCATTGGAAAAGGCCTTTACAAAAGTGTCGACATCTTCTTTCATTTCGTGCCTTTCAGCGAAGATAGCAAAATGAGCGAATATGGCGGATTAGCGAGGTGGTCCTTCTACCAAGCTCGCTTTCTTCCTATCAACCTTTCACTCCTCCTGCACGGAAACATTTTTAATATGAGCGATTCCCTCGTCACAGAAACAATTGGATCTGAATTAATTGCTGGAATCAGCGTCAACAGTTTTTCTCTCTATTTTGGAGGCGGATTTCTCTCGAGTTCAGCCCAATTCACGGCTCAGGGTCCCGACGGTGTCGTGGTCTCAACCGATCCTGCAACTTCTCGAGGAACAGTCGAAGAACTCGTTAGAGAGGGTCACAGCGTTGTTGGAATAACTCTTCATCTCTTTGATCTTTTTCTTGCTGCACAAATCGATCGCTACCGTGAGCCTGTGTACAGCCTTAAACTGGGCCTTCGCTTGTAAAAGTTCAGAGTTCCTCTCAACCCAGCTGTAAAATTTTTTCCATTATAGAGCTGGTCGATCGCCCCGAAACAAATTGCAGAGTACGCACCTCGCCTCCTCGCTTCAAGACGGTCTCGGCTCCCACGATTCTTTCAATGGGCCAATCACCACCTTTGACCAAAATATCAGGACGCACGGCCTCAATCAGGCGCAAAGGTGTTTCTTCTGAAAAAATAATCACGTAATCAACGCAGGCTAGGGCCGCGAGAATTTCACCCCGGTCCAGCTCATTTTGTATGGGTCGCGATTCCCCCTTCAAGTTTCTTACGCTCATATCCGAATTGAGACCCAAAACCAATATATCTCCGAGGGACTTGGCCTCCTGCAAATAACGGATATGGCCGACATGGAGGAGATCAAAACAACCGTTTGTAAATCCCACCTTCTTTTTGTTTCTCAACTGAGAGAGTTCGCGTAATAAGGCCGCTTCCTCTAATATCTTTCCCATGACAGATCACTTCCCAATTAGTGGCGGTGATAAAGTTGCAGCCCTGAGAGTCGTGCCGTCAAATCACGATGAAAAAGCAGGGATAGCAGCGGAAGCACAACCAATCCTGAAATTACAATCAAAAAACTGCGCCAAGCAACAAGCAAGGGATAAAGACCCGAACGGTGTTGTCGATCATCACCCATCTGAAAATCAAAAGTCCATTCACCTAGGGTTCGTCCGAAGAAACTTCGCGACACAACGACGTACATTTGCATGATCGCGACAAACAAGACACTCAGACTCATCTGCGTCGCTCCGTCGCTGCGCATGTTAAAAGCCACAGATAGAACCTCAACCTGCGTGACTGATAACAAGCTCACTAAAAATACCAAACTCAAGGCGACAACCACAGTGAAATCAAGAATTATTGAAGGAAGAGAGATGGCCGCCGGCCGCAAAACCCCGCCCTTCGCATCGTGCGCGCCTCTTCGCACTCCCGTCTGAACCTGCTCCGTAACTCTGACACTTGGAGAGATTGGTAAATTACCCGTGACCACCGGTCGACTGGGCGCTTTTCTCGATGCGGGATTGGGGGTGGTAGGAGACGGTGCGGGCGATTGAGGCTCAATGTCCGGCTTCGTAGAAAAAATATCGTGCGCGGGATAACGCGGAAGGGTAGATGATATTTCTACCTTATTTCGCGTTACAAGGGGCCCTAGGCCGGCAGTTTGAGCCGCTTTATTCATGTACTCGTCACCAAGATTGAGGCTGGACACCAATTGATCCATCGCTTCGCGCGCCTTAGCTGGACGCGCGAGCTCCTCTCTTTGACCCTGGCTGTTACCCTGGTCAAAAAATGATTCAGGAGGAACTGATGGCATTGATTTCTTTAAATTGTCCTGAGAAATACCAGTCTTCAAGACCTTCTCTCCCAAACGAACAGCCTTCTTATGAAAACCCAAGCCTTCGGTTAGCGGCTTGATCTGAAAATCATCTATTTCTTCGGACATTCCATTATTCCCTTCCAACTCACTTCATCAAATCCCATTCATACTTTAAAATGCTGATCAAAGCCAAGCAAGCCGTTTCCACTCGGAGAACTTGACTACCCAAAGTTGTTGGGTACATCCCGTAGGATTGAAACAATTCGATCTCGGCAAGTGAATACCCTCCCTCGCTGCCAACAAAGATCCAAATTTCATCTGTGACTTGAGTTCTCAGAGGCACAAGAACCTGACGCACATGCTGTGGAGCCGTTCCCTCAAAAGGGAATAATCCTAGGGCTCCGCCTCTTTTGCTATAATCGCACAATAATTCTTTGAGTGAGACGGGAGCATCCACGGCCATCAAATCCCCGCGCCCGCTCTGCTGGGTCGCCCCTAGAACAATCTTCTCCCATCGCTTCGACCTGCTCCTGATGCGATCATCAACATTCCTTACAAAACTATATTCAGAAACGAAAGGATGAATTTCGTAGACTCCCAACTCCACCGCCTTTTCTACGATCGCATCCATAACCTGAAATCTAGGAATCGAAATGGCGAGATGAATGTGAGGCCTTGCGAGAGGAGCTATGGCGCGCTCTTGAAGAATTTTCGCCCAGGCCGATTTTCCTTTCACTTTTGTGACCTCTACCAGATAAGCCGCACCTCCTGAGGTCAGCATTTCAAACTTAGATCCGACCCCCTGACGGCAAACGACTATCACATGATGAAAGACCTCTCCATGCAGATGGATCTCATGATCTATGAGGTCTTTTAAATCAAACCAGTAGCGTCTCACTGCAAAACCCGAGAGAGGTGAAACCCCACCCACTCATCCCTTTCCAATCGGGCCCTCTGAATAAAATGATACTCTTCCCATTCAAATTCACGAACAAATTCATGTTCGCGTTCCAAAAGAATCCCACTCAAAATAAGATCTCCTCCGATGGCCACGCGATCCATGAGTGCCCCGCGAAGATCGACCAGGACTCCATCGATAATGTTGGCTACGAGAACATCGAAGCTTCCAGGTACGTCCTCGATTTGTTCATCGTATATTTTGATTGTATCAATCTTGTTTAGTTTGATATTTTCGCTGGCCACAGAGCGCGCCTGAACGTCGATTTCGGTTGCTCCAACACGCTTTGCTCCCCACAACGCCGATGCCATCGCCAAAATGCCAGTCCCTGTGCCCACGTCCAGTACAGTTTTTCCATCAAGGTTGATGTTTGCTAAAAAACAGGCAGCCAACTGGGTGGTCGCGTGGGTACCAGTTCCGAAGGCCATGCCTGGATCGAGTAATATTTTTTTTATAGCCTCTGGAGGGGGTTGACTCCAGCTTGGCACAATCCAAATATCTCCGGCCAAGCAAAAAGGCTCAAAACCTTTCTTCCACTCTTCTAGCCAATCCTTTTCCACTTCCTCTCGAATTTTCAAGGTCAGGTTTGGAAACCGCCGAGTTATTTCCGATAAAAGATTCTTGTCCGGTGCCAAAGGAAAATAAACCTCAAGATCATGATAAGCCGTTGATACTGTTTCGGGTTCAAAGCGAAGAGATTCTTGCCGAAATTGCAGATTTTCACTGACGCCACTGGCGCCAGATGAAAAGCACAAATCCGTAAGAACATCTTCTTCACTGGTCAAAACCCCTTTAAGCTCTAAAATGAAATAGGAGATCACACCGTAGTCCTCACCAAATTTTTCTGGCGAAGAGTACCAAAAACTTGGGGCTCTGAAAACACAAAGAACGCCTAATTAGGGCAGTTGCGCCTCTTCCGAAACGCTTGGAGCCGCTGGCTCAGCAGGCTGGGCCGCTGCGGGCACTTTGTTCACTGCCATTCTGGGTTCTTTGACAGGATTGACTTGCGGCTCCCTCGCCGAAACCTTGTCCGTTTCTGATGTCGGTGCGCGAATCCCCTTTTCCGCTCGCGCAGAGGTCAAATCGACCTCATCACCAACCATAAGATAGTTTTCATCTAAAATGGGAAGATTCTTACGATCAAACAGGGCATGCTCGCGAGCCACACTCACTCCCTTTTGCACGAACAAAACTTTGACTTCTCCCACGGGGATAACCAGTTCACCCGGACTCTTGTTTTGGTAAGCATCATAAAGGCCAATCTGGCGCATGACGGTCACGATCATTCCTGGCTTTAAGCCCTTTTCGGTTCCACCATTTAAGTAAAAATCCTTCTCCGTGACTTCACCATTGGTCATTGCCAATCGTCGGCGCACCTCAAAGATTGAGAGGGCCATCGAAGTGGCCGGATAAACCGCCGTAAAGAGGAGAACTATGGCTAAGAAAAATTTCAATTTTTTCAAAGATCCAATGAATGGATCTCGACCATCCTTGATAGCTGAACTCATAGGCGACTCCCTCCTTGGGAATTGCGCCGCCCTCCTAGCAGAATGTTATTACCGTCCTGGTTACCCAATTGTTCGGGGACTGTGCTCGAAAACTTAAAGGCCCCGGATAC encodes:
- the rfaE2 gene encoding D-glycero-beta-D-manno-heptose 1-phosphate adenylyltransferase, whose protein sequence is MGKILEEAALLRELSQLRNKKKVGFTNGCFDLLHVGHIRYLQEAKSLGDILVLGLNSDMSVRNLKGESRPIQNELDRGEILAALACVDYVIIFSEETPLRLIEAVRPDILVKGGDWPIERIVGAETVLKRGGEVRTLQFVSGRSTSSIMEKILQLG
- a CDS encoding RDD family protein → MSEEIDDFQIKPLTEGLGFHKKAVRLGEKVLKTGISQDNLKKSMPSVPPESFFDQGNSQGQREELARPAKAREAMDQLVSSLNLGDEYMNKAAQTAGLGPLVTRNKVEISSTLPRYPAHDIFSTKPDIEPQSPAPSPTTPNPASRKAPSRPVVTGNLPISPSVRVTEQVQTGVRRGAHDAKGGVLRPAAISLPSIILDFTVVVALSLVFLVSLLSVTQVEVLSVAFNMRSDGATQMSLSVLFVAIMQMYVVVSRSFFGRTLGEWTFDFQMGDDRQHRSGLYPLLVAWRSFLIVISGLVVLPLLSLLFHRDLTARLSGLQLYHRH
- a CDS encoding 16S rRNA (uracil(1498)-N(3))-methyltransferase encodes the protein MRRYWFDLKDLIDHEIHLHGEVFHHVIVVCRQGVGSKFEMLTSGGAAYLVEVTKVKGKSAWAKILQERAIAPLARPHIHLAISIPRFQVMDAIVEKAVELGVYEIHPFVSEYSFVRNVDDRIRSRSKRWEKIVLGATQQSGRGDLMAVDAPVSLKELLCDYSKRGGALGLFPFEGTAPQHVRQVLVPLRTQVTDEIWIFVGSEGGYSLAEIELFQSYGMYPTTLGSQVLRVETACLALISILKYEWDLMK
- a CDS encoding 50S ribosomal protein L11 methyltransferase, whose amino-acid sequence is MISYFILELKGVLTSEEDVLTDLCFSSGASGVSENLQFRQESLRFEPETVSTAYHDLEVYFPLAPDKNLLSEITRRFPNLTLKIREEVEKDWLEEWKKGFEPFCLAGDIWIVPSWSQPPPEAIKKILLDPGMAFGTGTHATTQLAACFLANINLDGKTVLDVGTGTGILAMASALWGAKRVGATEIDVQARSVASENIKLNKIDTIKIYDEQIEDVPGSFDVLVANIIDGVLVDLRGALMDRVAIGGDLILSGILLEREHEFVREFEWEEYHFIQRARLERDEWVGFHLSRVLQ